A single window of Silurus meridionalis isolate SWU-2019-XX chromosome 11, ASM1480568v1, whole genome shotgun sequence DNA harbors:
- the robo4 gene encoding LOW QUALITY PROTEIN: roundabout homolog 1 (The sequence of the model RefSeq protein was modified relative to this genomic sequence to represent the inferred CDS: inserted 1 base in 1 codon): MFRVYLVAAVIHCLQGSRLHTDEVSPRIVHHPSDVVVRLGSPATLSCRAEGTPEPSIQWLRNGIPLEPEKMDSQSRPIVLPEGSLFFLSVVTGKKSQSHEAVYSCLARNSAGTAVSRNASLHIAALREGFRIQPSDVEVAAGEVAMMNCSPPVGHPEPNITWKKDGILINTTDEHYTELNGKLIIAPARKQDSGVYICVASNIVGVRESRAARLTVLEKPVLLREPQNVSVSLGESAHFFCEAKXDPVPMVEWSREQGPLPNGRYLVNPDQSLQIHYVTLQDAGRYTCTAVNDVGESKASAQLFVEDSSSQKDLHKELSALRISLENVTVLRTASNISQVTWKLQSSTQQLHYLDGFEVLYRSLLPASSDWMAQKVAHPALQTHIGPLKRGYKYEFKVRPYGSKLYGRESNTRHLRVPETVPSASPQDVSITMPAEHNDTAQLSWEPPPYEAHNGIIQGYQVWCVQEKEQQYLNWTVDSGTHTLEIRPLQAGRVYWLRVAAVNGAGVGAQTNPYKLLIELKQKSVPGHESSLSMSDVLVLMREPVFIGSVCALLWCIMMVTAACLYRKHVRPASLRDRHHKTGLYRLASEDLIIKHRMAAPDSPWMSGPWKPDLSGEQFQSLWTQNQEQPDFRRTILPITEKKESSVPIVPDNCGVYGTFYVDLTGNPMKTFNSPGQCPKMPHLNTQQHNSETIRITQPATKSPVTNECQVLPWKRALPAQPNMGVRKESWEKNFKRELHAVKSAPLVPVHQQALMLRNTSNIHQHRLSQNPVGVPNSMKPFTSPRILQYSASLRLVDLMPTPPPLPTDDNHSVSSEDESSRSTKLTVDAGSLQSVCAASTGCPSQHSPSYSHLSTTSFCLSTGDDPDDTMSTRAHDQYFKLTSRHSTLSEKSSSLPRPYSPTPTFGYICGPSEFDAQVDVDDELECQAVDPQRTAMRSTSSFCCSDWEGSLWNSWGSVSEDNTTSNRTSIISSSDGSFMNDVNYARIMALTAESMSGTLSDFSPPGSPLSVLFPPRECFGEVDPLAMWDWSTAWVGERKAQFRASTETSPSTRAELVYKNTSQR; encoded by the exons ATGTTCAGGGTGTACCTGGTTGCTGCAGTGATTCATTGCCTGCAAG gtTCCAGGCTGCATACTGATGAGGTTTCTCCCCGGATAGTGCATCACCCATCTGATGTGGTGGTGCGGTTAGGAAGTCCTGCCACACTTTCCTGCAGAGCGGAGGGAACCCCAGAGCCATCCATCCAGTGGCTCCGCAATGGCATCCCTCTGGAACCTGAGAAGATGGACAGCCAGTCACGGCCCATCGTCCTGCCTGAGGGTAGCCTTTTCTTTCTCAGTGTGGTGACTGGAAAGAAAAGCCAGTCTCATGAAGCAGTGTATTCCTGCCTAGCTCGAAACAGTGCAGGAACTGCAGTCAGCAGGAATGCCTCTCTGCATATTGCAg ctctGCGTGAAGGCTTTCGCATACAGCCCAGTGATGTGGAGGTGGCTGCAGGAGAGGTGGCTATGATGAACTGCAGCCCACCTGTGGGACATCCTGAACCTAACATCACCTGGAAGAAAGATGGCATCCTTATCAACACCACAGATGAACACTACACT GAGCTCAATGGGAAGTTGATAATAGCTCCAGCCCGGAAGCAGGACTCTGGGGTTTACATCTGTGTGGCCTCAAACATTGTTGGAGTCAGAGAAAGCAGAGCAGCCAGGTTAACAGTTCTGG AGAAGCCTGTGTTACTCCGTGAACCCCAGAATGTTTCTGTGAGCTTGGGAGAGTCTGCACATTTCTTCTGTGAGGCTA GTGACCCAGTGCCAATGGTGGAATGGAGTAGAGAACAGGGACCCTTACCCAATGGCAG GTATTTGGTTAATCCAGACCAGAGTCTTCAGATCCACTATGTGACGTTGCAGGATGCTGGAAGGTACACCTGTACTGCAGTCAATGATGTAGGCGAGTCTAAAGCCAGCGCTCAGCTCTTTGTGGAAG ACAGCAGCAGCCAGAAGGACCTGCATAAAGAACTATCTGCTCTGCGCATCAGTTTGGAGAATGTCACTGTTCTGAGAACTGCATCTAACATCTCACAAGTGACATGGAAG CTTCAGTCATCAACTCAACAATTACACTACTTGGATGGCTTTGAGGTACTGTACCGCTCTCTCCTGCCTGCCAGTTCTGATTGGATGGCACAGAAAGTGGCCCACCCTGCACTTCAGACCCACATCGGTCCCCTGAAGAGGGGCTACAAATATGAGTTTAAAGTCCGGCCTTATGGGAGCAAACTTTATGGCAGAGAAAGTAACACAAGACATTTGAGAGTCCCAGAAACTG TTCCCAGTGCTTCTCCTCAGGATGTGTCTATAACAATGCCTGCAGAACACAATGACACGGCCCAGCTGAGCTGGGAGCCCCCGCCTTATGAGGCTCACAATGGGATCATTCAGGGGTACCAG GTCTGGTGTGTGCAGGAAAAAGAACAGCAATATCTGAACTGGACAGTGGACagtggcacacacacactggagatcaGGCCACTGCAGGCTGGCAGGGTGTACTGGCTCCGGGTTGCAGCAGTAAACGGTGCCGGAGTCGGAGCTCAGACAAATCCATACAAACTGCTCATAG aGTTAAAGCAGAAATCAGTTCCAGGTCACGAAAGTTCCTTGAGCATGTCTGATGTTTTGGTGTTAATGAGGGAGCCAGTGTTTATCGGAAGTGTGTGCGCCCTCTTGTGGTGCATAATGATGGTGACAGCTGCTTGTCTGTATCGGAAGCATGTCCGACCCGCCAGTCTGAGAGACAGACATCACAAAACAG GTTTATATAGACTTGCTAGTGAAGATCTCATCATCAAGCACAG GATGGCAGCACCTGATTCTCCATGGATGTCAGGACCTTGGAAACCTGACTTGAGTGGTGAACAGTTCCAAAGCCTGTGGACACAAAACCAAGAACAACCAGATTTCAGGAGGACCA TTCTGCccataacagaaaaaaaagaatcatctGTACCTATAGTGCCAGACAACTGTGGCGTCTATGGCACCTTCTATGTGGATCTGACTGGTAACCCCATGAAAACCTTTAACAGTCCAGGACAATGCCCCAAAATGCCTCACCTCAACACGCAGCAGCACAACTCAGAGACGATACGCATCACTCAACCTGCTACCAAGTCACCTGTCACAAATGAGTGCCAAGTGCTGCCATGGAAACGGGCTCTTCCTGCTCAGCCCAATATGGGTGTTCGAAAGGAATCCTGGGAGAAAAACTTTAAAAGAG AGCTGCATGCAGTAAAGAGTGCTCCATTAGTGCCTGTACACCAACAAGCGCTGATGCTGCGCAACACATCCAACATCCATCAACACAGACTCAGCCAGAATCCAG TGGGAGTGCCCAACAGCATGAAACCGTTCACTTCTCCCAGGATTCTGCAGTACTCTGCCTCACTGCGATTGGTCGATTTGATGCCCACTCCTCCCCCTCTGCCTACAGATGACAACCACAGTGTCAGCTCTGAGGACGA GTCCAGTCGGTCCACTAAGCTGACCGTGGATGCTGGCTCTCTGCAGTCTGTGTGTGCAGCTTCCACTGGCTGTCCCTCTCAACACAGTCCTTCCTACAGCCATCTCTCTACAACCTCCTTCTGTCTGTCCACTGGTGATGACCCGGACGACACGATGAGCACAAGAGCACATGACCAGTACTTCAAGCTCACTTCTAGACACAG CACACTGAGTGAAAAGTCTTCTTCCTTACCTCGGCCCTATTCCCCCACCCCCACTTTTGGGTACATATGTGGACCATCTGAGTTCGACGCACAGGTTGATGTCGACGATGAGCTGGAGTGCCAGGCAGTAGACCCACAGAGAACAGCGATGAGAAGCACATCCTCCTTCTGTTGCAGTGACTGGGAGGGCTCACTGTGGAACAGCTGGGGGTCAGTGTCTGAGGACAATACGACGAGTAACAGAACGAGCATCATCAGCTCTTCAGATGGCTCCTTCATGAACGACGTGAACTACGCTCGCATCATGGCCTTGACAGCTGAGTCGATGAGTGGAACTTTATCAG atTTCTCGCCTCCCGGGTCTCCGCTGAGCGTGCTGTTCCCCCCACGGGAATGTTTTGGGGAGGTGGACCCTCTCGCCATGTGGGATTGGAGCACAGCCTGGGTGGGTGAGAGGAAGGCCCAGTTTAGGGCGTCAACAGAGACGTCCCCGAGCACAAGAGCTGAGCTGGTGTATAAAAACACCTCACAAAGATGA